In Juglans regia cultivar Chandler chromosome 5, Walnut 2.0, whole genome shotgun sequence, the following are encoded in one genomic region:
- the LOC108989897 gene encoding probable serine/threonine-protein kinase DDB_G0282895 — protein MAAALECWSSRASTDEDMVEQVLMRAQDRSEGSPTASSGGSGGASGAKESSAMQKRLQRLSRNVSEAVASLKNSLNLDSARDSPSPSSPKIECCRKVMWGSVVRNLTQLYPGSQLPEKLVSNLRKHYDSLPLSYAQAGFDMKEVFLHIKLIEEASGDDHPAVVIQEVSDDEVQGSVFKLTFACNSLISWPVMSGALDSASICCKKIQIFEKKGFTLGILLVHAGKERSFKTRIENALKSATRKPKANAVKLTFGLCGCQEESTNGRDFAEIEEEPVDQNDRNGDEYLNTNFQLQMPLPTSSFYASVDEWQTIQSGGDEIGKWLLNSENLEFIEQIGPSSYKGVYGGKKVGIEKLKGCDKGNSYGFELRKDLLELMTCGHRNILQLYGVCVDENHGLCIVTKLMEGGSVHNLLLKNKKLQTKEIIRIAVDVAEGMKFMNDHGIAYRDLNTQRILLDRHGNACLGDMGVVAVCKSVGEAMDYETDGYRWLAPEIIAGDPESVSETWMSNAYSFGMVIWEMVSGEAAYAAYSPVQAAVGIAACGLRPEIPKDCPQVLRSLMTKCWNGIPSKRPQFSDILSILLRPNCNSSKQ, from the exons ATGGCTGCGGCGCTGGAGTGCTGGTCCAGCCGAGCCAGCACGGACGAGGACATGGTCGAGCAGGTGCTGATGAGAGCACAGGACCGGTCGGAGGGGTCACCTACGGCTAGCTCCGGTGGTTCCGGAGGGGCATCTGGGGCGAAGGAGTCTTCGGCGATGCAGAAGAGGCTCCAGAGGCTTAGCCGGAACGTGTCGGAGGCGGTCGCCTCCCTCAAGAACTCTCTGAATCTCGACTCGGCACGTGACTCACCGTCTCCCTCCTCGCCAAAGATCGAGTGCTGTAGGAAGGTCATGTGGGGCAGCGTTGTGCGGAACCTTACGCAGCTCTATCCCGGTAGCCAGCTCCCGGAGAAGCTCGTCTCCAACCTCCGCAAGCATTATGATTCGTTGCCGCTCAG TTATGCTCAAGCGGGATTTGATATGAAAGAAGTGTTTCTTCATATTAAGTTGATAGAGGAGGCATCGGGGGATGACCACCCTGCGGTAGTTATTCAAGAAGTGTCAGATGATGAAGTTCAGGGGTCTGTATTCAAGCTCACATTTGCATGTAACTCTTTGATTTCTTGGCCGGTGATGTCCGGGGCACTGGACAGCGCGTCCATTTGTTGCAAGAAGATACAGATCTTTGAGAAGAAGGGGTTCACTCTTGGGATTCTTCTGGTTCATGCCGGGAAGGAGAGATCGTTCAAAACCCGGATTGAAAATGCACTTAAATCGGCTACAAGGAAGCCAAAGGCCAATGCAGTGAAGCTCACTTTTGGGCTTTGTGGGTGTCAGGAAGAGAGCACTAACGGGAGAGACTTTGCAGAGATTGAAGAAGAACCGGTTGACCAAAATGATAGAAATGGGGATGAATATTTGAACACGAACTTTCAGCTTCAGATGCCATTGCCCACTTCTTCTTTCTATGCATCGGTTGATGAATGGCAGACGATTCAGTCGGGTGGGGATGAGATTGGGAAATGGCTGTTGAACTCAGAAAATCTTGAGTTTATCGAACAGATTGGACCCAGTTCGTATAAGGGGGTCTACGGGGGCAAAAAGGTTGGAATTGAAAAGCTCAAGGGGTGTGACAAGGGGAATTCTTATGGGTTTGAGCTCCGAAAGGATCTGTTGGAGTTGATGACCTGTGGGCACAGAAATATTCTGCAACTCTATGGTGTTTGCGTCGATGAGAATCACGGGTTGTGTATCGTGACGAAGTTGATGGAAGGTGGCTCAGTTCATAACTTATTGCTGAAGAACAAGAAGCTTCAGACTAAGGAAATTATAAGAATTGCTGTTGACGTAGCGGAGGGGATGAAGTTCATGAATGATCATGGCATTGCATATAGAGACCTCAACACACAAAGGATCTTGTTGGACCGGCATGGAAATGCTTGCTTGGGGGACATGGGTGTTGTTGCTGTTTGCAAGAGTGTTGGTGAGGCAATGGACTACGAAACTGATGGTTATCGGTGGCTAGCTCCAGAG ATAATTGCAGGTGACCCAGAGAGCGTTTCTGAGACCTGGATGAGTAATGCATATAGTTTTGGGATGGTAATTTGGGAGATGGTGTCTGGTGAGGCAGCTTATGCTGCATATTCACCGGTGCAAGCAGCGGTTGGGATTGCTGCTTGTGGTCTTAGACCAGAGATCCCCAAGGACTGCCCACAAGTTCTGAGATCTTTGATGACAAAATGCTGGAACGGTATCCCTTCAAAGCGCCCTCAATTTTCTGATATTCTATCGATACTGCTGAGGCCAAACTGCAACAGCAGCAAACAATAA